Proteins from one Salinispora arenicola genomic window:
- a CDS encoding NADH-quinone oxidoreductase subunit M — MSDFPFLSVLTVAPLVGALVVAVLPRRRPELAKQVALGWSLLVLALSVVMWVTWQTGGERFQFRESYPWIPNWGVNFTFAADGIALVMLMLIAVLVPLVILASWHDAESSKRSVPVYFALLLVLECTMIGVFAAADVFLFYVFFEVMLVPMYFLIGSYGGHQRQYAAVKFFLYSLVGGLFMLAAVIGLWVVGGKTFDWVALSQVDISTGAERWLFLGFFVAFAIKAPFFPFHTWLPDAGGAAPAGAAALLVGVLDKVGTFGILRYCLPLFPDAAKWFAPWALALGLIGIIYAALLAVGQNDLKRLVSYTSIAHFGFIGVGIFAFTSQAATGAVLYMVNHGLATGLLFLVVGMLVARRGSALISDFGGAGKLVPLLAGVLFFAGLASLALPGTAPFISEFLVLIGTFSVNKPVAVIATLGIILAAAYVLWMVQRTTQGTLNPALTEVDGMKRDLNLREKVVVAPLVALIVLLGFYPKPVTDVINPAVQATMQDIGKTDPAPSAGTTQEASR; from the coding sequence ATGTCCGACTTCCCGTTTCTTTCGGTGCTCACCGTGGCGCCGCTGGTCGGTGCCCTGGTGGTCGCCGTCCTGCCTCGCCGTCGGCCGGAGCTGGCCAAGCAGGTGGCGCTCGGCTGGTCGCTGCTGGTGCTGGCGCTGTCGGTGGTCATGTGGGTGACCTGGCAGACCGGTGGCGAGCGGTTCCAGTTCCGCGAGTCCTATCCGTGGATTCCGAACTGGGGCGTCAACTTCACCTTCGCCGCGGACGGTATCGCGCTGGTCATGCTGATGCTGATCGCGGTGCTGGTGCCACTGGTGATCCTGGCCTCCTGGCACGACGCCGAATCGTCGAAGCGATCGGTACCGGTCTACTTCGCACTGTTGCTGGTTCTCGAGTGCACGATGATCGGCGTGTTCGCCGCCGCCGACGTCTTCCTGTTCTACGTGTTCTTCGAGGTCATGCTCGTGCCGATGTACTTCCTCATCGGTAGTTACGGCGGCCACCAGCGGCAGTACGCGGCCGTGAAGTTCTTCCTCTACTCCCTGGTCGGCGGCCTGTTCATGCTCGCCGCGGTGATCGGCCTGTGGGTGGTCGGCGGAAAGACGTTCGACTGGGTGGCGTTGTCACAGGTCGACATCTCCACGGGCGCGGAACGTTGGCTGTTCCTCGGCTTCTTCGTCGCCTTCGCGATCAAGGCACCGTTCTTCCCGTTCCACACCTGGCTGCCGGACGCCGGTGGCGCTGCCCCGGCCGGGGCAGCGGCGTTGCTGGTCGGCGTGCTCGACAAGGTGGGAACGTTCGGCATCCTGCGTTACTGCCTTCCGCTGTTCCCGGACGCGGCGAAGTGGTTCGCCCCGTGGGCGCTGGCGTTGGGCCTGATCGGCATCATCTACGCGGCGCTGCTTGCCGTCGGTCAGAACGACCTGAAGCGGCTGGTGTCGTACACCTCGATCGCGCACTTCGGCTTCATCGGCGTCGGTATCTTCGCGTTCACCAGCCAGGCAGCCACCGGTGCGGTGCTCTACATGGTCAACCACGGGCTCGCCACCGGTCTGCTCTTCCTGGTGGTCGGGATGCTGGTCGCCCGTCGGGGCTCCGCGCTGATCAGCGACTTCGGCGGCGCCGGCAAACTGGTGCCGCTGCTGGCGGGGGTGCTCTTCTTCGCCGGTCTCGCCTCGCTGGCGCTGCCCGGCACCGCACCGTTCATCTCCGAGTTCCTGGTGCTGATCGGCACCTTCTCGGTGAACAAGCCGGTGGCCGTGATCGCCACCCTCGGGATCATCCTGGCCGCCGCGTACGTGCTCTGGATGGTGCAGCGCACCACTCAGGGCACGCTGAACCCGGCACTGACCGAGGTCGACGGCATGAAACGCGACCTCAACCTGCGCGAGAAGGTCGTGGTGGCCCCCCTGGTGGCGTTGATCGTGCTGCTCGGCTTCTACCCGAAGCCGGTCACAGACGTGATCAACCCTGCCGTCCAGGCCACCATGCAGGATATCGGCAAGACTGACCCGGCCCCGTCGGCCGGCACCACACAGGAGGCGAGCCGGTGA
- the nuoN gene encoding NADH-quinone oxidoreductase subunit NuoN — MSELKLPSIDYAALAPTLILLGAALVGVLVEAFVPRRLRHVVQLTVAMLAVLSALTMVVVNANDRLITIGGAIAVDGPALFLQGAILVLAAMALLLIGERSVERGGAFVAQAAVTAESADDRRQAEGRPGATEVYPLTSFAVGGMLIFVAANDLLTMFIALEVLSLPLYLLCALARRRRLLSQEAAMKYFLLGAYASAFFLFGVALVYGYTAGVPDRAAGVDFATIDAAVSESQSSSVLLFGGMALIAIGLLFKAAAAPFHVWTPDVYQGAPTPITGFMAACTKVAAFGALLRVFHVAFEGARWDFTPILGVVAVLTMLVGAVLAVTQTDIKRLLAYSSIANAGYLLVGVLAPSSEGVSGTMFYLVAYGFSVLAAFAVVTLVRDGDGEATHLSRWAGLGQRSPFYAGLFTFILLAFAGIPLTSGFTSKFAVFSAAFDGGQGWLVVAGVLTSMVLAFPYLRVVVLMWLSEPGESTPAVVMPGWLTSAALTIGVVATLVLGVVPQPLLDLAAGAAEFVR, encoded by the coding sequence GTGAGCGAGCTGAAGCTTCCGTCGATTGACTACGCGGCGCTTGCGCCGACGCTCATCCTGCTGGGCGCCGCACTCGTCGGCGTCCTGGTCGAGGCGTTCGTGCCGCGCCGGCTGCGGCACGTGGTGCAGCTCACGGTGGCGATGCTGGCGGTTCTGAGCGCGCTGACCATGGTGGTGGTCAACGCCAACGATCGCCTGATCACCATCGGCGGGGCGATCGCCGTGGATGGGCCGGCACTCTTCCTCCAAGGCGCGATCCTGGTGCTGGCCGCGATGGCCCTGCTGCTCATCGGCGAGCGTTCGGTCGAGCGCGGCGGGGCGTTCGTGGCCCAGGCGGCGGTGACCGCCGAGTCGGCCGACGACCGCCGGCAGGCGGAGGGTAGGCCCGGCGCGACCGAGGTGTACCCGCTGACCAGCTTCGCGGTCGGCGGAATGTTGATCTTTGTGGCCGCGAACGACCTACTGACCATGTTCATCGCGCTCGAGGTTCTCTCGCTGCCGCTCTACCTGCTCTGCGCACTGGCTCGCCGCCGGCGGTTGCTGAGCCAGGAGGCGGCCATGAAGTACTTCCTGCTCGGCGCGTACGCCTCGGCGTTCTTCCTCTTCGGCGTCGCGCTGGTGTACGGCTACACCGCCGGTGTCCCGGACCGGGCGGCGGGCGTCGACTTCGCCACCATCGACGCGGCCGTCTCCGAGAGTCAGTCCAGTTCGGTGCTGCTCTTCGGCGGCATGGCGCTGATCGCCATCGGCCTGCTGTTCAAGGCCGCCGCCGCGCCGTTCCACGTCTGGACGCCGGACGTCTACCAGGGTGCGCCCACCCCGATCACCGGGTTCATGGCGGCCTGCACGAAGGTCGCCGCGTTCGGCGCCCTGCTGCGGGTCTTCCACGTGGCCTTCGAGGGAGCCCGCTGGGACTTCACTCCCATCCTCGGCGTGGTGGCGGTGCTGACCATGCTCGTCGGGGCGGTGCTGGCGGTCACCCAGACCGACATCAAGCGGCTGCTCGCGTACTCGTCGATCGCCAACGCCGGGTACCTGCTGGTGGGCGTGCTGGCGCCGTCCAGCGAGGGCGTCTCCGGGACGATGTTCTACCTGGTTGCCTATGGCTTCTCGGTGCTGGCCGCGTTCGCCGTGGTCACCCTGGTCCGGGACGGGGACGGGGAGGCCACCCACCTGTCCCGTTGGGCGGGCCTGGGTCAGCGCTCGCCGTTCTACGCCGGGCTGTTCACCTTCATCCTGCTCGCCTTCGCCGGAATCCCGCTGACCAGCGGGTTCACCAGCAAGTTCGCGGTCTTCAGCGCAGCCTTCGACGGTGGCCAGGGATGGCTGGTGGTCGCCGGCGTGCTGACCAGCATGGTGCTCGCCTTCCCGTACCTGCGGGTGGTCGTGCTGATGTGGCTCTCCGAGCCCGGTGAGTCCACGCCGGCCGTCGTCATGCCGGGCTGGCTGACCTCGGCCGCGCTGACGATCGGGGTGGTTGCCACCCTGGTCCTCGGCGTAGTCCCGCAACCGCTGCTCGATCTCGCCGCAGGGGCCGCCGAGTTCGTGCGGTGA
- a CDS encoding polyprenyl synthetase family protein, whose amino-acid sequence MVGGVVNPADEHSGATGVGRRPGQGGTAQLGALGLNAVDAGLPDSVLRVLEGVEAALRDDVASADPFVTEAARHLLDAGGKRFRPLLVALGAQFGDPTRAQVVPAAVVVELTHLATLYHDDVMDEAPVRRGAPSANSRWTNSVAILVGDYLFARAADISADLGTEAVRLQARTFARLVHGQIAETVGPRPGVDPVAHHLHVIAEKTGSLIATSARFGGLFGGADPRYVAALAGYGETIGVAFQLSDDLLDIASESERSGKTPGTDLREGVPTLPVLYALASDDADASSLRLREILAAGPVTDDDLHAEALGLLRESPAMKRARETVRSRAEDARVQLAPLPQGPARRVLESLCDHIADRTG is encoded by the coding sequence ATGGTGGGAGGCGTGGTGAATCCGGCTGATGAGCATTCGGGTGCCACTGGCGTGGGTAGGCGCCCCGGTCAGGGCGGCACGGCTCAGTTGGGTGCACTCGGGCTGAACGCTGTCGATGCCGGGCTCCCGGATTCGGTGCTTCGGGTGCTGGAGGGGGTCGAGGCCGCGCTGCGCGACGATGTCGCGAGCGCCGACCCGTTCGTCACCGAGGCCGCCCGGCACCTCCTCGATGCCGGGGGCAAACGGTTCCGCCCGCTGCTGGTGGCGCTCGGTGCCCAGTTCGGGGATCCGACTCGCGCGCAGGTCGTGCCGGCCGCCGTGGTGGTGGAGCTCACCCACCTGGCCACGCTTTACCACGACGACGTCATGGACGAGGCGCCGGTGCGTCGGGGAGCCCCGAGCGCGAACTCCCGGTGGACGAACTCGGTGGCCATCCTGGTCGGCGACTATCTGTTCGCCCGCGCCGCGGACATCTCCGCCGACCTGGGCACCGAAGCGGTCCGCCTGCAGGCGCGAACCTTCGCCCGGTTGGTGCACGGCCAGATCGCCGAGACCGTCGGGCCGCGTCCCGGTGTCGACCCGGTGGCGCACCACCTGCACGTGATCGCCGAGAAGACCGGCTCGTTGATTGCCACGTCGGCCCGGTTCGGTGGGTTGTTCGGCGGCGCCGACCCGAGGTACGTGGCGGCGTTGGCCGGATACGGTGAGACGATCGGGGTCGCCTTCCAGCTCTCCGACGATCTGTTGGACATCGCCAGCGAGTCGGAGCGGTCGGGTAAGACGCCCGGGACCGACCTGCGCGAGGGCGTTCCTACCCTGCCGGTGCTGTACGCCCTCGCCTCCGACGATGCGGACGCCTCGTCGTTGCGGCTTCGGGAGATTCTGGCGGCCGGTCCGGTTACGGACGACGACCTGCACGCCGAGGCACTCGGACTGCTTCGGGAGAGCCCGGCGATGAAGCGGGCCCGGGAGACGGTCCGTAGCCGCGCCGAGGACGCTCGCGTGCAGCTGGCGCCGCTGCCGCAGGGGCCGGCTCGGCGCGTCCTCGAGTCCCTCTGCGATCACATCGCGGACCGCACCGGTTGA
- a CDS encoding IclR family transcriptional regulator, with protein MRDPLAEPSDLIRSVSRALRVLESVGRAPKGLTVKQIARRCELTVATTYHLVRTLAYEGYVIRREDGTYIVGLEVADRYRELVAAFRGPPAVGESLRRAVLDTGYSHFLGKFIGGQVAITAVTEGPRSPYLEDLVPGFDEGAHATALGKALLATLTTEQRFRYLREYGMRPFTTGTLTTVEAFEADLAAGERRGMQMELGQYRHGVACAAVLVSSDKDIERRMALACALPASEMMTSARVVRAKLLAAARGIADCLAHDA; from the coding sequence GTGCGCGACCCCTTGGCGGAACCTTCGGACCTGATCCGGAGCGTGTCCCGCGCGCTACGAGTGCTTGAGTCGGTCGGCCGTGCTCCGAAAGGGCTGACCGTCAAACAGATCGCGCGACGGTGTGAGCTGACCGTGGCCACCACCTACCACCTCGTCCGCACCCTGGCCTATGAGGGCTACGTGATCCGGCGCGAGGACGGTACCTACATCGTGGGCCTGGAGGTGGCCGACCGCTACCGTGAGCTGGTCGCCGCATTCCGCGGCCCACCGGCGGTCGGGGAGTCCCTACGGCGTGCCGTCCTCGACACCGGCTACAGCCACTTCCTGGGCAAGTTCATCGGTGGTCAGGTCGCCATCACGGCCGTCACCGAAGGTCCACGCTCACCGTATCTGGAGGACCTGGTTCCCGGTTTCGACGAGGGGGCACACGCCACCGCACTCGGCAAGGCACTGCTTGCGACGCTCACGACCGAGCAGCGGTTCCGCTACCTGCGGGAGTACGGCATGCGCCCGTTCACCACCGGGACGCTGACCACCGTCGAGGCGTTCGAGGCCGACCTTGCGGCCGGGGAGCGGCGGGGGATGCAGATGGAACTGGGGCAGTACCGGCACGGAGTGGCCTGCGCGGCGGTGTTGGTGAGCTCCGACAAGGACATCGAGCGGCGGATGGCGCTCGCCTGCGCGTTGCCGGCCAGCGAGATGATGACCTCGGCACGGGTCGTCCGGGCGAAGCTGCTCGCCGCAGCCCGCGGCATCGCCGACTGCCTTGCCCACGACGCCTGA